CGGCCCGGACCGGGAGGCGCCTCGCGCGAGGTACGGCGAATGCGTCAAAGAATGGCCTGAACGCCCGCGAAGCGGACACGAACCGCATCGAAACCGGCATCGGACCGTTCAAGTTGAGTAAACATCCCCCCCTCCACGAGCCGCGCAGGGAAGGCTCGGCGCTGACGGTGGGAAGACGCGACGCATGCGGGAGAAGGTGGAACGGTGCAGCCCGAGGGTACGAACGGCACCAGTGACGGTGGGCTGGCGGTGCCCATGGCATGGCTCTACGCGGAGTACATCGCCGACGAACTGCTGCGCACGGGCCGGCTGATCCCGGTCAGCACCCTGGAGTTCCGCGCCGGACGCGACACGCTCGCGCTGACCATCTACCTCTCGGACGCCGCCGGCGAGCTCTCCGGGATCCGGGTCGTCTCGCAGCTCGACGAGTGGATGTCGCTGACGGCGTACGGTCACCCCTGGCGCGACTGGGTCCACACCCGGTTCCTCGCGCTGGGCGAGGAGGCCCGCGAGCGCGGGCAGGGCGAGGACCCGGATCTGGAACTGGCCCGGGCGGCCTGGCGCTGGCTGGACCACACGGAGCTGTTCGCCACCAACCTCGACCCGGGACGCCACGGCCACGCCGACACCCCGCCGGGCCTGGACGAGAACGCCCGCGTCTGGACCCCGGCTTGGCAACTCGGCCTGCCCCTGGGGCATTTGGCGATGCACCTGTTCTGAGTGCGGCTACTCCGGCCGGCGCGGTCCCGGCGGCTCCGTCGGGTCGGTGACGAGCCCGGTGAAATCGGCCTCGTTGCGCTCGGCCCGGATCACGTACGCACGGGCGACGCACCACAGCACCGGGTACACCAGCACCCCGAGCGCGACCCAGACCAGCGGGCCCGACGCGACCCGCGGGAGCAGGAACAGCAGCGGCAGCAGGCCCACCAGGAGGACGAGGGCGGCCAGGGCGGCGAGTCCGGCGCGCAGTTGGCTGCGCATGAGGGCCCGTACGTACGTGGCGCCCAGGGTGGTCTGCTCGGAGATCTCGGACCGCGCCGGCGTGTGCGCGGGAGGCATCCTGCGACTGCCGCGCGGGACCCCGGTGACGACCTCCCGCCGGGGCGGCTGTGGCTGCTGCTCCTCGGGCATGGGCCGGAGTCTAACCGCAGTCGGGCCGGCCGGACCCTCCCGGAAGGCTCCTCGGCAGGGCCCCGGCAGAGCTTCCGGCAGGGCCCCGGGCCTACTTCAGCAGCTTCGACAGCCTGCGGTCGGCGAGCGGCTTCCCTCCGGTCTGACAGGTCGCGCAGTACTGGAGCGAGGAGTCGGCGAAGGAGACCGAACGGACGGTGTCCCCGCACACCGGGCAGGGCTCGCCCGCGCGGCCGTGGACCCGCATCCCGCTCTTCTTCTCGGCCTTGAGCCGTCCGGCGGCCACCCCGTGCGCCCGCTCGACGGCCGTGCGCAGGGTCTCCTCGACGGCCGCGTACAGCTGGTCCACCTGCGCCTCGTCGAAGGAGGCCGCCAGCTTGAAGGGCGAGACCTTGGCGTGGTGGAGGATCTCGTCGCTGTAGGCGTTGCCGATCCCCGCGATGACGCTCTGGTCGCGCAACACCCCTTTGATCTGCCGCCGTTCCCCGGCGAGCAGCGCACCGAAGGCCTCGCGGTCGAAGCCCTCGGCGAGCGGGTCCGGGCCGAGCCGGGCGATGCCCGGGACCTCCTGCGGATC
This genomic interval from Streptomyces sp. NBC_00193 contains the following:
- a CDS encoding Fpg/Nei family DNA glycosylase — its product is MPELPEVEALRGFLDEHLAGRVVERVLPLAVSVLKTYDPPLTALEGQRAGTTARYGKFLALRIGELHLVTHLARAGWLRWMDTVPDRPPGPGKGPLALRLVLEGGAGFDLTEAGTQKRLAVYVVRDPQEVPGIARLGPDPLAEGFDREAFGALLAGERRQIKGVLRDQSVIAGIGNAYSDEILHHAKVSPFKLAASFDEAQVDQLYAAVEETLRTAVERAHGVAAGRLKAEKKSGMRVHGRAGEPCPVCGDTVRSVSFADSSLQYCATCQTGGKPLADRRLSKLLK